In a single window of the Allobranchiibius huperziae genome:
- the rpoZ gene encoding DNA-directed RNA polymerase subunit omega, translated as MSGTHATPEGITDPPIDDLLRVADSKYALVIYGAKRARQINAYYSQLSEGLLEYAGPLVDSQVNDKPLSIALREINQGLLDIEKVEA; from the coding sequence GTGTCCGGCACCCACGCCACCCCCGAGGGCATCACCGACCCGCCCATCGACGACCTGCTGCGCGTCGCCGACTCCAAGTACGCCCTGGTGATCTACGGCGCGAAGCGCGCCCGCCAGATCAACGCCTACTACTCCCAGCTGTCCGAGGGACTGCTGGAGTACGCCGGCCCGCTCGTCGACAGCCAGGTCAACGACAAGCCCCTCTCGATCGCGCTCCGCGAGATCAACCAGGGTCTGCTCGACATCGAGAAGGTCGAAGCCTAG
- the mihF gene encoding integration host factor, actinobacterial type, which produces MALPELTPEQRAQALEKAAAARRERAEVKNRLKYAQGSLRDVIESGKHSEVIGKMKVSALLESMPGVGRVRAAQIMQEIGISESRRVRGLGTNQITALLERFEA; this is translated from the coding sequence GTGGCCCTCCCCGAACTGACGCCCGAGCAACGAGCCCAGGCGTTGGAGAAGGCGGCGGCAGCCCGTCGGGAGCGGGCGGAGGTCAAGAACCGCCTCAAGTACGCGCAGGGGTCGTTGCGCGACGTGATCGAGAGCGGGAAACACTCCGAGGTCATCGGCAAGATGAAGGTCTCGGCGCTGCTGGAGTCGATGCCCGGGGTGGGCCGGGTGCGCGCCGCGCAGATCATGCAGGAGATCGGCATCTCCGAGAGTCGGCGGGTGCGGGGCCTCGGGACAAACCAGATCACCGCCCTGCTGGAGCGGTTCGAGGCCTGA
- the gmk gene encoding guanylate kinase: MPALFVLAGPTAVGKGTVSAYIREHYPQVWLSVSVTTRRPRPGEVEGRHYHFVSQERFDELAAQGEFLEYAVVHGRASYGTPRAPMQAAIEAGLLPLLEIDLQGARQVREQLPEAHFVFLAPPSWDELVRRLVGRGTETPEERERRLATARLELAAADEFDTVIVNDDVRRAAGELVHLMQQH, translated from the coding sequence ATGCCTGCACTCTTCGTGCTGGCCGGACCCACCGCGGTCGGGAAGGGCACGGTCTCGGCGTACATCCGCGAGCACTACCCCCAGGTGTGGCTCTCGGTGTCGGTGACGACCCGCCGCCCCCGCCCCGGTGAGGTCGAGGGCCGCCACTACCACTTCGTCTCCCAGGAGCGCTTCGACGAGCTCGCGGCGCAGGGGGAGTTCCTCGAGTACGCCGTCGTGCACGGTCGGGCGAGCTACGGCACCCCGCGGGCCCCGATGCAGGCCGCGATCGAGGCGGGGCTGCTGCCGCTGCTGGAGATCGACCTGCAGGGCGCGCGGCAGGTGCGCGAACAACTGCCCGAGGCGCACTTCGTCTTCCTGGCGCCGCCGTCGTGGGACGAACTGGTCCGTCGGCTCGTCGGGCGCGGCACCGAGACCCCGGAGGAACGTGAGCGCCGGCTCGCCACGGCCCGCCTCGAACTGGCCGCCGCGGACGAGTTCGACACCGTCATCGTCAACGACGACGTACGGCGGGCCGCCGGCGAACTCGTACACTTGATGCAGCAGCACTAG
- the coaBC gene encoding bifunctional phosphopantothenoylcysteine decarboxylase/phosphopantothenate--cysteine ligase CoaBC → MRIVLGVSGGIAAYKACSLLRSFSEDGHDVTVVPTAAALRFVGAPTWAALSGKPVSDDVWSQVHEVPHVRLGQQADLVVVAPATADLLAKAAHGIADDLLTNTLLTAHCPVVLAPAMHTEMWQHPATVANVATLRERGVHVIEPASGRLTGADSGPGRLPEPADIAAYCAPFLTGDPDDARDRDLAGLHVLVTAGGTREPLDPVRYLGNRSSGKQGYALAAVAAQRGAQVTLVSTVSTPAPPGCALVRVETALQLRDAVLAADADVVVMAAAVADFRPEHAATAKIKKTFDPAAPDAVPVVRLVRNPDILAELLTRRGEGTTPVLVGFAAETGDEQGSVLDHARSKLARKPVDLLVANEVGDGVTFGQDDTTVHLLSGDGSSSHDIGPADKTTVAHAVWDAVRAIAPTV, encoded by the coding sequence ATGCGGATCGTCCTCGGCGTCAGCGGTGGTATCGCCGCCTACAAGGCATGCTCACTGCTGCGATCGTTCTCCGAGGACGGCCATGACGTGACCGTCGTGCCCACGGCCGCAGCACTGCGGTTCGTGGGCGCACCCACCTGGGCGGCCCTGTCGGGCAAGCCCGTGAGCGACGACGTCTGGTCGCAGGTGCACGAGGTGCCCCACGTGCGGCTGGGCCAGCAGGCCGACCTCGTCGTGGTGGCGCCGGCGACGGCCGACCTCCTCGCGAAGGCCGCCCACGGCATCGCCGACGACCTGCTCACCAACACCCTGCTGACAGCACACTGTCCGGTCGTCCTGGCCCCGGCCATGCACACCGAGATGTGGCAGCACCCCGCCACCGTCGCCAACGTCGCGACGCTGCGCGAGCGCGGCGTGCACGTCATCGAACCCGCCAGCGGGCGTCTCACCGGCGCCGACAGCGGCCCGGGCCGGCTGCCCGAACCCGCCGACATCGCCGCGTACTGCGCGCCGTTCCTCACCGGCGATCCTGACGATGCGCGCGACCGTGACCTCGCCGGTCTGCACGTGCTCGTCACCGCCGGCGGCACCCGCGAACCACTGGACCCGGTGCGCTACCTCGGCAACCGGTCGTCCGGCAAGCAGGGATACGCGCTGGCGGCGGTGGCAGCGCAGCGCGGCGCGCAGGTCACCCTCGTCTCCACGGTCAGCACGCCCGCGCCGCCCGGATGCGCGCTGGTGCGTGTCGAGACCGCCCTGCAGTTGCGCGACGCCGTGCTGGCCGCGGACGCCGACGTCGTCGTGATGGCCGCGGCCGTGGCGGACTTCCGCCCCGAGCACGCCGCCACCGCCAAGATCAAGAAGACCTTCGACCCGGCCGCGCCGGACGCGGTGCCCGTCGTCCGCCTGGTGCGCAACCCGGACATCCTCGCCGAGCTGCTGACCCGGCGCGGCGAGGGCACGACGCCGGTGCTGGTCGGGTTCGCGGCCGAGACCGGCGACGAGCAGGGCAGCGTGCTCGACCACGCCCGATCCAAGCTGGCCCGCAAACCGGTCGATCTGCTGGTCGCCAACGAGGTGGGCGACGGTGTGACCTTCGGTCAGGACGACACCACGGTGCACCTGCTGAGCGGCGACGGCTCCAGCTCGCACGACATCGGCCCGGCGGACAAGACGACCGTCGCGCACGCCGTGTGGGACGCCGTACGCGCCATCGCACCCACCGTCTAG
- the pyrF gene encoding orotidine-5'-phosphate decarboxylase, producing MTSGSSGSSADGAGERTPFGVRLRAAMDAHGPLCAGIDPHRALVEAWGLPYTLAGVERFAMTCAEAFGGQVAAVKPQSAFFEVFGSGGVALLERVVAALRDAGTLTVLDVKRGDIGSTMAAYADAFLRESPHAPDAITLSPYLGYESLRPAIDLAHATGRGVFVLALTSNPEGASVQHATLDGVSVARSVVSGAAVDNAPARGRGELGSVGLVVGATVGDAVRRLDLDLVGAATPVLAPGVGAQGAGPAQLRDVFGAALPQVLAASSREVLGAGPDVRTLRDAARRTADALRV from the coding sequence ATGACCTCGGGGAGTTCCGGGAGCTCGGCGGACGGTGCCGGGGAGCGGACGCCGTTCGGGGTCCGGTTGCGCGCCGCGATGGACGCGCACGGTCCGCTCTGCGCCGGGATCGACCCGCACCGCGCGCTGGTCGAGGCGTGGGGACTGCCCTACACCCTGGCGGGGGTCGAGCGGTTCGCGATGACCTGCGCCGAGGCGTTCGGCGGGCAGGTGGCGGCGGTCAAGCCGCAGTCGGCGTTCTTCGAGGTCTTCGGGTCCGGGGGAGTGGCGCTGCTGGAGCGGGTGGTCGCGGCGCTGCGGGACGCGGGCACCCTGACCGTGCTCGACGTCAAGCGCGGCGACATCGGCAGCACGATGGCGGCGTACGCCGACGCGTTCCTGCGCGAGTCCCCGCACGCACCCGACGCGATCACGCTCAGCCCGTACCTGGGGTACGAGTCGCTGCGCCCGGCGATCGACCTGGCCCACGCGACCGGCCGCGGTGTCTTCGTGCTGGCGCTGACCTCCAATCCCGAGGGTGCGAGCGTGCAGCACGCGACGCTCGACGGGGTGAGCGTGGCGCGCAGCGTCGTCTCCGGCGCTGCCGTCGACAATGCACCGGCGCGCGGTCGGGGCGAGCTCGGCAGCGTCGGGCTCGTCGTCGGGGCGACCGTCGGCGACGCCGTACGACGCCTGGACCTGGACCTCGTCGGTGCCGCCACGCCGGTCCTCGCGCCCGGCGTGGGCGCCCAGGGGGCCGGGCCGGCGCAGCTGCGGGACGTGTTCGGGGCGGCGCTTCCGCAGGTGCTGGCCGCGAGCAGCAGGGAGGTGCTGGGCGCGGGACCGGACGTGCGCACCTTGCGGGACGCCGCCCGGCGTACCGCGGACGCTCTGCGGGTCTGA